From the genome of Biomphalaria glabrata chromosome 1, xgBioGlab47.1, whole genome shotgun sequence, one region includes:
- the LOC106075173 gene encoding TM2 domain-containing protein 3-like isoform X1 → MIIKLTRKCHQYLTFSLKDVILLLSLMFIVASASDQDHVSDAISTQDLSSISYQMSTVTISNNKTDDSTSQLAPNCTINVEEICPDGVSCHLLGGECIDCDFNLSCAYGTNQTTKCRPKPNVNCSGEQVFEKIYECRYCYQLSPQKTWCNRSTECALNKPRNYYPARPFYTSTCWAKHDNLCMGRRCFYKQIPCNWSQGYKWSTALLLSIFLGGFGVDRFYLGLWREGIGKLLSFGGLGVWTLVDVILIAVGYVGPWDGSLYI, encoded by the exons ATGATCATAAAACTTACAAGGAAATGTCACCAATACCTTACATTTTCACTTAAAGATGTTATATTATTGTTGAGTTTGATGTTTATTGTAGCATCTGCCTCTGATCAAGATCATG TTTCAGATGCTATTAGTACTCAAGACTTGTCATCAATTTCATACCAGATGTCAACAGTAACTATCTCAAACAATAAAACTGATGATTCAACTAGTCAATTAGCTCCTAACTGTACTATAAATGTGGAAGAAATCTGCCCAGACGGTGTCTCTTGCCATCTATTAGGGGGAGAGTGTATAGACTGTGATTTTAATTTGTCTTGTGCATATGGTACAAATCAGACCACAAAGTGCAGACCAAAGCCTAATGTGAATTGttca ggtgaGCAGGTGTTTGAAAAAATCTATGAATGCCGCTATTGTTATCAGTTATCTCCTCAAAAGACGTGGTGCAATAGATCTACAGAATGTGCTCTGAACAAACCTCGTAATTACTATCCTGCCAGACCATTTTATACTAGCACATGCTGGGCAAAGCATGATAACTTGTGCATGG gcaGAAGATGCTTCTATAAACAAATACCATGCAATTGGTCTCAGGGATATAAATGGTCAACTGCCTTACTCCTTAG catTTTTCTTGGAGGTTTTGGAGTAGATCGTTTTTACCTAGGCCTTTGGAGAGAAGGAATAGGCAAACTGTTAAGTTTTGGAGGTCTAGGCGTGTGGACATTAGTTGATGTTATTCTTATTGCTGTTGGATATGTGGGACCATGGGATGGAtcactttatatttaa
- the LOC106075173 gene encoding TM2 domain-containing protein 3-like isoform X2 produces the protein MIIKLTRKCHQYLTFSLKDVILLLSLMFIVASASDQDHVSDAISTQDLSSISYQMSTVTISNNKTDDSTSQLAPNCTINVEEICPDGVSCHLLGGECIDCDFNLSCAYGTNQTTKCRPKPNVNCSGEQVFEKIYECRYCYQLSPQKTWCNRSTECALNKPRNYYPARPFYTSTCWAKHDNLCMEDASINKYHAIGLRDINGQLPYSLAFFLEVLE, from the exons ATGATCATAAAACTTACAAGGAAATGTCACCAATACCTTACATTTTCACTTAAAGATGTTATATTATTGTTGAGTTTGATGTTTATTGTAGCATCTGCCTCTGATCAAGATCATG TTTCAGATGCTATTAGTACTCAAGACTTGTCATCAATTTCATACCAGATGTCAACAGTAACTATCTCAAACAATAAAACTGATGATTCAACTAGTCAATTAGCTCCTAACTGTACTATAAATGTGGAAGAAATCTGCCCAGACGGTGTCTCTTGCCATCTATTAGGGGGAGAGTGTATAGACTGTGATTTTAATTTGTCTTGTGCATATGGTACAAATCAGACCACAAAGTGCAGACCAAAGCCTAATGTGAATTGttca ggtgaGCAGGTGTTTGAAAAAATCTATGAATGCCGCTATTGTTATCAGTTATCTCCTCAAAAGACGTGGTGCAATAGATCTACAGAATGTGCTCTGAACAAACCTCGTAATTACTATCCTGCCAGACCATTTTATACTAGCACATGCTGGGCAAAGCATGATAACTTGTGCATGG AAGATGCTTCTATAAACAAATACCATGCAATTGGTCTCAGGGATATAAATGGTCAACTGCCTTACTCCTTAG catTTTTCTTGGAGGTTTTGGAGTAG